A portion of the Algisphaera agarilytica genome contains these proteins:
- a CDS encoding GGDEF domain-containing protein gives MFLDPLAAPNPIVVVGNPELADQIQTLVDAALASDPQSPKPLPEKVLRVPSFLSALGEAARTDLAAVLGPVRALSGMAASTAESLRKLAPHARLILIQPAASGHPHARAEDEDARLALEAGFDYALPSDPELSVLAQALDLPVPASETREPALRRADPHDLSTLDLGPATPTADRSNQRPGTAALQEAINPPSYQATLDAALPPDMQDPPPVTPITSQPSDQSGDASLGDTDLVNLILRGEGGMKSTALAMIRAQSGLSDVNFYPANQVPEGFANSSAPVAQCDQTFGCLTSSDPDAGPQLTVWADWLVHWLRLEAQFNRLRDLAMKDELTGVWNRRYFNHFLKKILDRAAAGRQQVTLLLFDIDDFKLYNDAYGHAAGDEILVGVANLMKSSVREHDVVARIGGDEFAVIFWDAGEEPRKAHSKHPDDVLNAAKRFQKAVCDHRFPKLLDKAHGTLTISGGLAGFPWDGRTPEDLLEAADTMAMQSKQQGKNAITFGPGAQVDPDKNG, from the coding sequence GTGTTTCTGGACCCCCTCGCGGCCCCGAACCCGATCGTCGTGGTCGGCAACCCCGAACTGGCCGACCAGATCCAGACGCTCGTGGACGCCGCGCTGGCTAGCGATCCCCAATCGCCCAAGCCGCTGCCCGAAAAAGTCCTACGCGTGCCCAGCTTCCTCAGCGCCCTGGGCGAAGCCGCCCGTACCGACCTCGCCGCCGTGCTCGGCCCGGTCCGCGCCCTCTCGGGCATGGCCGCCTCCACCGCCGAGTCGCTCCGCAAGCTCGCGCCCCACGCCCGGCTGATCCTGATCCAACCCGCCGCCTCGGGCCACCCCCACGCCCGTGCCGAGGACGAAGACGCCCGCCTCGCCCTCGAGGCCGGCTTCGATTACGCCCTGCCCAGCGACCCCGAGCTCTCGGTCCTCGCCCAGGCGCTCGACCTGCCGGTCCCGGCCAGCGAGACGCGTGAACCCGCGCTCCGCCGCGCCGACCCCCACGACCTGTCCACCCTCGACCTCGGCCCCGCCACGCCCACTGCCGACCGATCCAACCAGCGGCCCGGCACCGCGGCGCTGCAGGAAGCGATCAACCCGCCGTCCTACCAGGCCACCCTCGATGCCGCGCTGCCGCCCGACATGCAGGACCCGCCGCCGGTCACGCCGATCACCTCGCAGCCCTCCGATCAGTCCGGCGACGCCAGCCTCGGCGACACCGACCTGGTCAACCTCATCCTCCGCGGCGAGGGCGGCATGAAGTCCACAGCCCTGGCCATGATCCGCGCCCAGTCCGGCCTGTCCGACGTCAACTTCTACCCCGCCAACCAGGTCCCCGAAGGCTTCGCCAACAGCTCCGCACCCGTCGCCCAGTGCGACCAGACCTTCGGCTGCCTCACCAGCTCCGATCCCGACGCCGGCCCGCAGCTCACCGTCTGGGCCGACTGGCTCGTCCACTGGCTCCGCCTCGAAGCGCAGTTCAACCGCCTCCGCGATCTGGCGATGAAGGACGAGCTCACCGGCGTGTGGAACCGGCGCTACTTCAACCACTTCCTCAAGAAGATCCTCGACCGCGCCGCCGCCGGCCGACAACAGGTCACGCTGCTGCTCTTCGACATCGACGACTTCAAGCTCTACAACGACGCCTACGGCCACGCCGCGGGCGACGAAATCCTCGTCGGCGTCGCCAACCTCATGAAGTCTTCTGTCCGCGAACACGACGTGGTCGCCCGCATCGGCGGCGACGAGTTCGCCGTCATCTTCTGGGACGCCGGCGAAGAGCCGCGCAAAGCCCACTCCAAGCACCCCGACGACGTGCTCAACGCCGCCAAGCGTTTCCAGAAAGCCGTCTGCGACCACCGCTTCCCCAAGCTCCTGGATAAGGCCCACGGCACCCTCACCATCTCCGGCGGCCTCGCCGGCTTCCCCTGGGACGGCCGCACCCCCGAAGACCTGCTCGAAGCCGCCGACACCATGGCCATGCAATCCAAACAGCAAGGCAAAAACGCCATCACGTTTGGCCCCGGCGCACAAGTCGATCCCGACAAGAACGGCTGA
- a CDS encoding cation:proton antiporter domain-containing protein, with amino-acid sequence MSLLAAGPLEVSEITRLLLAMAVLLGLARFMGELARQFGQPTVLGEILAGILLGQTVFGAIMPGSYEWLFPSNPESAIAVAEEGFIVMSATLLLLVVGLEVDLSTVWRQGKAMVLVSAFGIVIPMGIGSSLGWFAPDILGGVEDNMKVPFAIFVGIALSITALPVIAKILMDLNLAKSDMGMLVISSAMLNDLVGWIGFAVVLALLPAAAPEVVEGVVHAAEHAVEATGGGDVAITIVLTLLFLAFMLTVGRFLAHKAMPYIQSRWSYPGGVLGFVFVIALLCAALTEHLGIHSIFGAFIAGVAIGDSHHLRERTRDTIHQFVTNIFAPIFFASIGLRINFVQAFDPAAVFLVFTVAMIGKVGGCYFGAKIAGLSKRESWGVGFGMAAQGAVGIILGTLAQQAGLISEELLVAIVIMALGTSLIAGPAMQKVLQLKTQKQLHTVLSDKHIIIDSPAKTIHAVLGELSKRAAEVTAITDDKLIFREVWSREQVMHTALPNGLAVPHARLPELGKPHVFIARSRDGIDFDAADGQLSRLICLILTPTEQPDTQIEMLALIAKAFESADVRARCMAAKSPAEFRAVLNQAASDAGADLTPHDSATLGME; translated from the coding sequence ATGTCACTGCTTGCGGCCGGACCGCTCGAAGTATCGGAAATCACCCGCCTGCTTCTGGCGATGGCGGTGCTGCTGGGGCTCGCTCGGTTCATGGGCGAACTCGCCCGGCAGTTCGGACAACCCACCGTGCTCGGCGAGATCCTCGCGGGCATCCTCCTCGGGCAGACCGTCTTCGGCGCGATCATGCCGGGCAGCTACGAGTGGCTTTTCCCGAGCAACCCCGAGAGCGCGATCGCGGTGGCCGAGGAAGGCTTTATCGTGATGTCCGCCACGCTGCTGCTGCTCGTGGTCGGGCTCGAGGTCGACCTTTCGACCGTGTGGCGGCAGGGCAAGGCGATGGTGCTGGTCTCGGCCTTCGGCATCGTGATCCCGATGGGGATCGGCTCGTCGCTGGGGTGGTTTGCGCCCGACATACTGGGCGGTGTTGAAGACAACATGAAGGTGCCGTTCGCGATCTTCGTGGGGATCGCGCTATCGATTACCGCCCTGCCCGTGATCGCGAAAATCCTGATGGACCTGAACCTGGCCAAGTCGGACATGGGCATGCTGGTGATCAGCTCGGCGATGCTCAACGACCTGGTCGGCTGGATCGGGTTTGCGGTGGTGCTGGCGCTCCTTCCCGCGGCCGCCCCTGAGGTCGTCGAGGGCGTGGTCCATGCTGCGGAGCACGCGGTCGAGGCCACCGGCGGGGGCGACGTGGCCATCACCATCGTGCTGACGCTGCTATTCCTGGCGTTCATGCTGACCGTGGGACGTTTCCTCGCCCACAAAGCGATGCCCTACATCCAGTCGCGGTGGAGCTACCCCGGCGGCGTGTTGGGCTTCGTGTTTGTGATCGCCCTGCTGTGTGCGGCGTTGACCGAGCACCTGGGCATCCACTCGATCTTCGGGGCGTTCATCGCCGGCGTCGCCATCGGCGACTCGCACCACCTGCGCGAACGCACCCGCGACACGATCCACCAATTTGTGACCAACATCTTCGCCCCGATCTTCTTTGCGTCCATCGGACTGCGGATCAACTTCGTGCAGGCCTTCGACCCCGCCGCGGTGTTCCTGGTGTTCACCGTGGCGATGATCGGCAAGGTCGGCGGCTGCTACTTCGGGGCCAAGATCGCGGGCCTCTCGAAACGCGAGTCGTGGGGCGTGGGCTTCGGCATGGCGGCGCAGGGCGCAGTCGGCATCATCCTCGGCACCCTCGCTCAGCAGGCCGGGCTGATCTCCGAAGAACTGCTGGTCGCCATCGTCATCATGGCGCTCGGCACCTCGCTCATCGCCGGGCCCGCGATGCAGAAGGTCCTGCAACTCAAAACTCAGAAGCAGCTCCACACCGTACTCAGCGACAAGCACATCATCATCGACAGCCCCGCCAAGACGATCCACGCGGTGCTGGGCGAACTGTCCAAACGAGCGGCGGAGGTCACGGCGATCACCGACGACAAGCTCATCTTCCGCGAGGTCTGGTCACGCGAGCAGGTCATGCATACCGCCCTGCCCAACGGCCTTGCGGTGCCGCACGCCCGCCTGCCCGAGCTGGGCAAGCCCCACGTGTTCATCGCCCGCAGCCGGGACGGCATCGACTTCGACGCGGCCGACGGCCAACTCTCCCGACTGATCTGCCTGATCCTCACCCCCACCGAGCAGCCCGACACGCAGATCGAGATGCTGGCGTTGATCGCCAAGGCGTTCGAGTCGGCGGACGTCCGCGCCCGGTGCATGGCCGCGAAGAGCCCCGCAGAGTTCCGTGCGGTGTTGAACCAAGCGGCGAGCGACGCCGGGGCCGACCTCACGCCGCACGACTCGGCGACGTTGGGGATGGAGTGA
- a CDS encoding amino acid permease, producing the protein MTPSPTASKKLKKDLGLWDVYAISTGAMFSSGFFLLPGLATAYAGPSTVLAYLVAGFLMIPAMLSMSELSTALPRAGGTYYFLDRSLGPGAGTIGGLGTWLALVLKSAFALLGMGAYLAIAPGVASFLPGDPALQLWVIKGLAVALTVGFAALNIFGAKETTRLQGFLVIALLSVLSFFVVIGLGHVLFNVSGDEIKQQYTPFMSQEKGLSGFFATVGLVFVSYAGLTKVASVSEEVKRPERNLPLGMILSLTTATTIYVIGVFIIIATVDNEPLKTDYTPVATSAAQFFDWLPGQTGLIMIVIAALAAFASTGNAGILSASRYPLAMGRDRLLPAKFNELGRFGTPTLGIVVTAGLMIFFILALSAEGVAKVASAFNLFVFGLMNVSVIVMRESKIESYDPGFRSPFYPWTQLLGVAIAAGLIMEMGPVAVIASFILGSLGAAWYWYYARNKVVRDGAIYHVFSRLGQRRFEELDREFRQIIKEKGLRENDPFNDLVARAGLIDAAPGSTYDQIADEAANYLARQDGALSYEETRQRIADPYHDPNTVLSHQAMLPHFRLKGLQEPELVLVRCSTGLAIPVNPKPLPEKADADAATRRVQRREEEQRERQSEAPDEVTVRAIFFLISPGDAPGLHLRVLAQIATRLESEGFMESWCTAPNEQKLKETLLHHERYVAIRIQSNAPSGALLGTVLADFDLPDDTLVAMIHRDGRTVAPHGRMILQEQDRLTIIGDTEGIAKLRDRFGGDGESLDYLLPDATG; encoded by the coding sequence ATGACCCCATCCCCCACCGCCTCGAAAAAGCTCAAGAAGGACCTGGGCCTTTGGGACGTCTACGCGATCAGCACCGGCGCGATGTTCAGCTCGGGCTTCTTCCTGCTGCCCGGGTTGGCCACGGCGTACGCGGGGCCCAGCACGGTGCTGGCCTATCTCGTCGCGGGGTTCCTGATGATCCCGGCGATGCTGAGCATGAGCGAGCTCTCCACCGCCCTGCCCCGTGCGGGCGGAACCTACTACTTCCTGGACCGCAGCCTCGGCCCGGGCGCGGGCACCATCGGCGGGCTGGGCACCTGGCTCGCGCTCGTCCTCAAGTCGGCCTTCGCGCTGCTGGGCATGGGGGCGTATCTCGCGATCGCGCCCGGCGTCGCATCGTTCCTGCCGGGCGATCCGGCGCTGCAGCTGTGGGTGATCAAGGGCCTGGCCGTGGCGCTCACGGTGGGCTTCGCGGCGCTCAACATCTTCGGCGCAAAAGAAACGACACGGCTGCAGGGCTTCCTCGTCATCGCGCTGCTCAGCGTGCTGTCGTTCTTCGTCGTGATCGGCCTGGGACACGTGCTGTTCAATGTCTCGGGCGATGAGATCAAGCAGCAGTACACGCCATTCATGTCGCAGGAAAAAGGCCTGAGCGGGTTCTTCGCGACCGTGGGTTTGGTCTTCGTCTCCTACGCGGGCCTGACGAAGGTCGCCAGCGTGAGCGAAGAAGTGAAACGCCCCGAGCGCAACCTGCCGCTGGGCATGATCCTGTCGCTGACCACCGCCACGACGATCTACGTCATCGGCGTGTTCATCATCATCGCCACGGTCGACAACGAACCGCTCAAGACCGACTACACCCCCGTCGCCACCTCGGCGGCGCAGTTTTTCGACTGGCTGCCCGGGCAGACGGGGCTGATCATGATCGTCATCGCGGCGCTCGCGGCGTTTGCCTCCACGGGCAACGCGGGCATCCTCTCGGCCAGCCGATACCCGCTGGCCATGGGGCGCGACCGCTTGCTCCCCGCGAAGTTCAACGAGCTCGGCCGGTTCGGCACGCCGACACTCGGCATCGTGGTCACCGCGGGGCTCATGATCTTCTTCATCCTCGCGCTCTCGGCCGAGGGCGTGGCTAAGGTCGCCAGCGCGTTCAACCTGTTCGTGTTCGGGCTGATGAACGTCTCGGTCATCGTGATGCGCGAGAGCAAGATCGAGAGCTACGACCCCGGCTTCCGCAGCCCGTTCTACCCGTGGACGCAATTGCTGGGCGTGGCCATCGCCGCAGGGCTGATCATGGAGATGGGCCCGGTGGCGGTGATCGCCTCGTTCATCCTCGGCAGCCTCGGCGCGGCGTGGTACTGGTACTACGCCCGCAACAAGGTCGTCCGCGACGGCGCGATCTACCATGTGTTCTCGCGCCTGGGCCAACGACGATTCGAAGAGCTCGACCGCGAGTTCCGGCAGATCATCAAGGAGAAGGGCCTGCGGGAGAACGACCCGTTCAACGACCTGGTCGCCCGGGCGGGCCTGATCGACGCGGCCCCGGGGTCGACCTACGACCAGATCGCCGACGAGGCCGCCAACTACCTCGCCCGGCAGGACGGGGCGCTGAGCTACGAGGAGACCCGCCAGCGCATCGCCGACCCATACCACGACCCCAACACCGTGCTCAGCCACCAGGCCATGCTCCCGCACTTCCGGCTCAAGGGGCTGCAGGAGCCCGAGCTCGTCCTGGTGCGGTGCAGCACGGGCCTGGCGATTCCCGTCAACCCCAAGCCCTTGCCCGAGAAAGCGGACGCCGACGCCGCCACCCGGCGGGTCCAACGCCGTGAAGAGGAACAACGCGAACGCCAGAGCGAGGCCCCCGATGAGGTCACCGTCCGCGCGATCTTCTTCCTCATCAGCCCTGGCGATGCGCCGGGCCTGCACCTGCGTGTCCTCGCGCAGATCGCCACCCGCCTGGAGTCCGAGGGGTTCATGGAATCCTGGTGCACCGCCCCCAACGAGCAGAAGCTCAAGGAAACGCTGCTGCACCACGAGCGCTACGTCGCGATCCGCATCCAGTCCAACGCCCCCAGCGGCGCGTTGCTAGGCACCGTGCTGGCCGACTTCGATCTGCCCGACGACACGCTGGTCGCGATGATCCACCGCGACGGCCGCACCGTCGCGCCCCACGGCCGGATGATCCTCCAGGAGCAGGACCGCTTGACCATCATCGGGGACACCGAAGGCATCGCCAAACTCCGCGACCGCTTCGGCGGCGATGGGGAAAGTCTGGACTACCTGCTGCCGGACGCGACGGGCTAA
- a CDS encoding cation:proton antiporter domain-containing protein — translation MMLPLPTLAAGALSYEQITVFLLAFGVLLGTARLFGEIARKFGQPTVLGEILAGVVLGATVLGNPAILGEDGVNVQFYEWLFPTYELEADGDPVEYITLDQADVESDNIRSSAIETDPPTYTLDERDVAGAKQKYDGGFLSMSMFLNLAAVFLLLVAGLEVDLSIVWKQGKAALWVSLMGMVVPFAFGFGLAYAIPEVIGYDPASDLQFPFALFLGIAMSITALPVIAKILMDLNMFRSDMGMLIMSSAMVNDLLGWVGFAMVLALVAGAATVGADAAGAAAGGSATTDLLVTVGWTLLFVGGMLTVGRWLIHKVLPTIQANTSWPGGVLGFVLTVALISAAATEAIGIHSIFGAFIAGVAIGDSKHLRAKTRETIEQFINNIFAPLFFAGIGLRVNFIEGFDFAAVAIVLVIAILGKVIGCYFGALWAGLSKRESAAIGMGMSARGAMEIILGQLALNHGLITEKLFVAIVVMAIATSLIAGPAMQVILRQKQKRRLEAFLSDKNFAGQLKSSTRKAAIRELSEIAAASSGLGVEQINHEVWQRELMMSTGLPHGVAVPHARMAGLDKPIVVIGQSNAGVDFDSSDGQLAEIICLILTPEEDGEVQLELLSAVAEAFSTEGARRECLEAVNFTEFKAALITNTDHHAAH, via the coding sequence ATGATGCTACCGCTCCCCACCCTTGCTGCCGGCGCTCTCTCTTACGAGCAGATCACGGTGTTCCTGCTCGCTTTCGGCGTGCTGCTGGGCACAGCCCGGCTGTTCGGGGAGATCGCGCGGAAGTTCGGCCAGCCGACCGTGCTGGGCGAGATCCTGGCGGGTGTCGTGCTGGGCGCGACCGTCCTGGGCAACCCCGCGATCCTCGGCGAGGACGGGGTGAACGTTCAGTTTTATGAGTGGTTGTTTCCGACGTATGAGTTGGAAGCGGATGGGGACCCGGTTGAGTACATCACGTTAGATCAGGCCGATGTTGAGTCGGACAACATCCGTTCGAGCGCTATCGAAACAGATCCGCCGACCTACACGCTGGATGAACGCGATGTCGCGGGTGCAAAACAAAAATACGACGGCGGCTTCCTCTCGATGTCCATGTTCCTCAACCTCGCAGCGGTGTTCCTGCTGCTGGTCGCGGGGCTCGAGGTCGATTTGTCGATCGTGTGGAAGCAGGGCAAGGCGGCGCTGTGGGTCAGTTTGATGGGGATGGTCGTGCCGTTCGCGTTTGGCTTCGGGCTGGCGTACGCGATCCCCGAAGTCATCGGCTACGACCCCGCGTCCGATCTGCAGTTCCCGTTTGCGCTATTCCTGGGCATCGCGATGTCGATCACCGCCCTGCCCGTGATCGCGAAGATCCTGATGGACCTGAACATGTTCCGCTCAGACATGGGCATGCTCATCATGAGCTCGGCGATGGTCAACGACCTGCTCGGCTGGGTGGGCTTTGCGATGGTGTTGGCGCTTGTCGCGGGAGCCGCCACCGTTGGGGCGGACGCGGCCGGTGCGGCGGCCGGTGGCAGCGCGACGACCGACCTCTTGGTCACCGTCGGCTGGACGCTGCTGTTTGTCGGCGGCATGCTCACGGTGGGGCGTTGGCTGATCCACAAGGTGCTGCCGACGATCCAGGCCAACACGTCCTGGCCGGGCGGGGTGCTGGGCTTCGTGCTCACGGTGGCGTTGATCAGCGCCGCGGCGACCGAGGCGATCGGCATCCACTCGATCTTCGGGGCGTTTATCGCCGGCGTCGCCATCGGCGACTCGAAGCACCTGCGGGCCAAGACGCGCGAGACGATCGAGCAGTTCATCAACAACATCTTCGCCCCTCTGTTCTTCGCGGGCATCGGCCTGCGGGTGAACTTCATCGAGGGCTTTGACTTCGCGGCGGTCGCCATCGTGCTGGTCATCGCGATCCTGGGCAAGGTCATCGGCTGCTACTTCGGGGCGCTCTGGGCTGGCCTGTCCAAACGGGAGTCGGCGGCGATCGGCATGGGCATGTCCGCCCGCGGCGCGATGGAGATCATCCTCGGCCAGCTCGCGTTGAACCACGGCCTGATCACCGAAAAACTCTTCGTCGCCATCGTCGTCATGGCGATCGCGACCTCGCTCATCGCCGGGCCCGCGATGCAGGTCATCCTGCGTCAGAAACAGAAGCGCCGCCTCGAAGCGTTCCTCAGCGACAAGAACTTCGCCGGCCAGCTCAAGAGCTCGACCCGCAAGGCCGCGATCCGGGAACTCTCGGAAATCGCGGCGGCCTCCAGCGGGCTGGGCGTTGAACAGATCAACCACGAGGTCTGGCAGCGCGAGCTGATGATGTCCACGGGCCTGCCCCACGGCGTCGCGGTCCCGCACGCCCGGATGGCGGGGCTGGACAAGCCCATCGTGGTGATCGGCCAGTCCAATGCCGGGGTCGACTTCGACTCGTCCGACGGCCAACTCGCGGAGATCATCTGCCTGATCCTCACCCCCGAGGAAGACGGCGAGGTCCAGCTCGAACTCCTCTCGGCCGTCGCGGAAGCGTTCTCCACCGAGGGGGCCCGGCGGGAATGCCTCGAAGCGGTTAACTTCACGGAGTTCAAAGCCGCTTTGATCACCAACACCGACCACCACGCCGCGCACTGA